In a genomic window of Occallatibacter riparius:
- the vorB gene encoding 3-methyl-2-oxobutanoate dehydrogenase subunit VorB has translation MRKQLMKGNDALMKSAILAGCRAFYGYPITPASEITEAAALYMPKAGGVFLQAESEVAAINMLYGASSAGMRCMTASSGPGIALMQEGISYMAGAELPCVIADISRGGPGLGNIAAEQSDYHMVVKGGGNGCYRTLVLAPYSVQEMADLTALAFDWADRYRTPVVILTDGFVGQMMEPVEFHAAATLPEPPAWAVTGHRETRGNLITSLHIGIDELEEHNRRLEAKYQSAQHEARVEEFCMKDAEIVLVGYGIVGRILKAVTAEARAEGIPVGVIRPISLYPFPAASLRKAVGHGLVFAVVEMSMGQMVDDVRLALNGMRPVEFYGRCGGNVPSHDEVLCMVRKLASDFGCHNISAQEKEQMVHA, from the coding sequence ATGCGCAAGCAACTGATGAAGGGCAACGATGCGCTGATGAAGAGCGCGATTCTTGCCGGGTGCCGCGCGTTCTATGGGTATCCCATTACCCCGGCGAGCGAGATAACTGAGGCTGCTGCGCTGTATATGCCGAAGGCCGGCGGAGTGTTTCTGCAGGCAGAAAGCGAAGTGGCGGCGATCAACATGCTGTATGGCGCTTCGTCGGCCGGGATGCGGTGCATGACGGCTTCGAGCGGCCCGGGGATTGCGCTGATGCAGGAAGGCATCAGCTACATGGCCGGAGCGGAGTTGCCATGCGTGATTGCCGATATCAGCCGCGGAGGGCCGGGGCTGGGCAACATCGCCGCGGAGCAGAGCGACTATCACATGGTTGTGAAGGGCGGCGGGAACGGATGTTATCGCACGCTGGTGCTGGCTCCCTATTCCGTGCAGGAGATGGCGGATCTGACGGCACTGGCGTTCGATTGGGCCGACAGATATCGCACGCCGGTTGTGATTCTCACCGATGGTTTTGTGGGACAGATGATGGAGCCGGTGGAGTTTCATGCAGCGGCGACTTTGCCGGAACCGCCGGCCTGGGCAGTGACGGGCCATCGAGAGACGCGCGGGAATCTGATTACGTCGCTGCATATCGGCATTGATGAATTGGAAGAGCACAATCGCAGGCTGGAAGCGAAGTATCAAAGTGCACAGCACGAAGCGCGCGTTGAAGAGTTCTGCATGAAAGATGCGGAGATCGTGCTCGTGGGCTATGGAATCGTGGGGCGCATTCTCAAGGCCGTCACGGCCGAGGCGCGCGCGGAGGGCATCCCCGTGGGGGTGATACGGCCGATCTCGCTCTATCCGTTCCCTGCCGCATCCCTGCGTAAGGCCGTCGGCCATGGGCTTGTGTTTGCCGTAGTGGAAATGAGCATGGGACAGATGGTGGACGACGTGAGGCTTGCGCTGAATGGAATGCGGCCCGTGGAGTTCTATGGGCGCTGTGGAGGCAATGTGCCTTCGCACGATGAGGTCCTTTGCATGGTTCGCAAGCTCGCGAGCGATTTTGGCTGCCACAACATCTCCGCACAGGAGAAGGAGCAGATGGTCCATGCGTGA
- a CDS encoding DUF1761 domain-containing protein produces MTWFKHILLPVAVAVITAAVISAVWYSPLVFGNQWIALRSQALHVAPDSYIAPWKKAMEFLREVLVACVLLYFVRQLRITRLVSALNFGFWVWLGFPVSMLIGSSLWDNKPWALSLIHGGDWLVKMLAMSAMIVLTHRFTASRQTAAIQSLMRSPAGAARD; encoded by the coding sequence ATGACTTGGTTCAAGCACATCCTTTTGCCGGTAGCAGTTGCGGTCATTACTGCAGCCGTGATCAGCGCAGTTTGGTACAGCCCATTGGTATTCGGAAATCAATGGATAGCACTGCGCAGTCAAGCCTTGCATGTCGCTCCAGATTCCTACATCGCACCCTGGAAGAAGGCCATGGAATTTCTGCGCGAAGTTCTCGTCGCCTGTGTCCTGCTCTACTTCGTGCGTCAGTTGAGGATCACTCGCCTGGTGAGCGCGTTGAACTTTGGGTTTTGGGTCTGGCTCGGGTTTCCTGTGTCGATGCTGATAGGGAGCAGCCTCTGGGACAACAAGCCGTGGGCGCTCAGTCTAATCCACGGTGGCGACTGGCTGGTAAAGATGCTGGCCATGTCGGCCATGATCGTCCTCACACATCGCTTCACCGCGTCTCGGCAGACCGCCGCGATCCAGTCTCTTATGCGCTCCCCGGCAGGGGCAGCACGAGACTAG
- a CDS encoding 2-oxoacid:acceptor oxidoreductase family protein, producing the protein MREDVADFTIAHEKAQSFYASYERKGELQHQTHYCPGCGHGVIHKMLARAIDEMGIQDRTILISPVGCSVFAYYYFDVGNIQAAHGRAPAVATAAKRSRPHSVVISYQGDGDLSAIGSGEILHAANRGENITVIFVNNAIYSMTGGQAAPTTLIGQKSTTTPCGRSAANEGYPLRVSEMLATLEAPVYIERVGLGDNKQIAQAARAIKRGVENQVKGLGFSLIEVLSPCPTIWKMSAVDAQRWVRDVMEKTYPLGVLCDRTKEARVHAMPAAAPPLEELPRLLDIPEDDPAVDVPEGAAKAVDLQVRVAGFGGQGVLLLGEVLAEAGLDAGLEVSWLPSYGPEMRSGTSNCHVRISNETIDSPMVSSPNMLIAMNEPSLRKFVATVRPGGWILYNGDAIPADCVRSDVHELSIPFTHVADEIGDARITNMVMLGALLEITGALPQASVDSALKRLVKSARWYELDERALERGREIYCGSLAVI; encoded by the coding sequence ATGCGTGAGGACGTCGCAGATTTCACGATTGCACATGAGAAGGCGCAGTCGTTCTATGCAAGCTATGAGCGCAAGGGCGAACTGCAGCACCAGACGCACTATTGCCCGGGGTGCGGGCATGGCGTGATCCACAAGATGCTGGCGCGGGCGATTGATGAGATGGGCATTCAGGATCGGACTATTCTGATCAGCCCGGTGGGATGCTCGGTGTTCGCGTACTACTACTTCGACGTGGGGAATATTCAGGCTGCGCACGGACGCGCGCCCGCGGTGGCGACCGCGGCGAAGCGCAGCAGGCCCCACAGCGTGGTGATCAGCTACCAGGGCGATGGGGATCTGTCAGCGATTGGGTCCGGCGAGATTCTGCACGCGGCGAATCGCGGCGAGAACATCACGGTGATCTTCGTGAACAATGCGATCTATTCGATGACGGGCGGGCAGGCCGCGCCGACGACGCTGATCGGGCAGAAGAGCACGACGACGCCGTGCGGACGCAGCGCCGCGAACGAAGGCTATCCGCTGCGCGTGAGCGAGATGCTGGCGACACTGGAGGCGCCGGTTTATATCGAGCGCGTGGGGCTGGGCGACAACAAACAGATTGCGCAGGCGGCGCGGGCGATCAAGCGCGGCGTTGAGAACCAGGTGAAGGGACTGGGGTTCTCGCTGATCGAAGTGCTTTCGCCGTGCCCTACGATCTGGAAGATGTCGGCAGTGGATGCGCAGCGCTGGGTGCGCGACGTGATGGAGAAGACGTATCCGCTGGGCGTGTTGTGCGACCGCACGAAGGAAGCGCGCGTTCACGCGATGCCGGCTGCAGCGCCCCCGCTTGAGGAGTTGCCGCGGCTGCTGGATATTCCCGAGGATGATCCGGCTGTGGATGTGCCAGAGGGCGCGGCGAAGGCGGTGGATCTGCAGGTACGGGTGGCGGGATTCGGCGGTCAGGGCGTGCTGCTGCTGGGCGAGGTTCTGGCCGAAGCGGGGTTGGATGCGGGGCTCGAGGTGTCGTGGCTGCCGTCGTATGGGCCGGAGATGCGCTCGGGGACATCGAACTGCCATGTGCGGATTTCGAACGAGACGATTGATTCGCCGATGGTGTCGTCGCCGAATATGCTGATTGCGATGAACGAGCCCTCGCTGCGCAAGTTTGTGGCGACGGTGCGGCCGGGCGGGTGGATTCTGTACAACGGAGATGCGATTCCCGCAGACTGCGTGCGCAGCGATGTGCACGAGCTTTCCATTCCGTTTACACACGTGGCGGATGAGATCGGCGATGCGCGCATTACGAATATGGTGATGCTGGGCGCGCTGCTGGAGATCACAGGGGCGCTGCCGCAGGCGAGTGTGGATTCCGCGTTGAAACGCTTGGTGAAGAGCGCGCGGTGGTACGAACTGGATGAGAGGGCGCTGGAACGCGGGCGGGAGATTTATTGCGGATCGCTGGCGGTGATTTGA
- a CDS encoding 4Fe-4S dicluster domain-containing protein — protein MNAQEKLDRGLLRVDEAECKGCGLCIEACPPKVIGLSEGLNHYGYRTAVYAGRGCTGCGICFLACPEPGALTVYRAVLKRPVAVDRTLGGQSAGGGMACASN, from the coding sequence ATGAACGCTCAGGAAAAGCTGGATCGAGGACTGCTCCGCGTGGACGAAGCGGAGTGCAAGGGATGCGGGTTGTGCATTGAGGCATGCCCACCGAAGGTGATTGGCCTGAGCGAGGGGCTGAATCATTACGGCTATCGCACGGCGGTGTACGCGGGCAGGGGCTGCACAGGATGCGGGATTTGCTTCCTGGCATGCCCTGAGCCGGGTGCGCTTACGGTTTATCGCGCGGTGTTGAAGCGGCCGGTTGCTGTGGATCGAACGCTGGGCGGTCAGTCGGCAGGGGGAGGCATGGCATGCGCAAGCAACTGA